The genomic window TCTTTAGCATGCTAAAATATGAgatactaattttattaatgaaaaactcacaactttaaaaaattatgtcactgttgatatttatattgttttaccCTCAggaaattttcacaaataacAGAATCGGAAAGGAAAATAGGTAAAGTTGATAATTCTCATAAGCCAATCCGACCTGGACTATTTatggtacaaaatattttcttcttcagTTCAGTATGTATCAGACAGACCGCTAACTAAACCACTAACTGACATTTGTAACAAATTGCAATAACGCGCCAGCTTGATTCTATCTAAccaaattatttatcttttcggagaaaataaattattttatttctgaataaataagttataaaatttcataacattattTGCGACTCTTTTTTTGTctgttaaaatgtttataaaatataaataatcatttttattgcaCACAAAAAATAGCTTTCGGTTTTTCTattctacaaaattttcttctCAATGTAGTTCTGCTATTGATAAATGGAAAGTAAacaggtggtctaaattggaactactaaCAGAGCGGTCCACTTcctttttaatagttcaaatttttatcgccaggTGGTGGGATTTatcttatttgaatttgaatattttttatttaagtattgccatctggtaatttaaattgtaactactgagctcgggtcttcttctgattttaataagTACGAATTATTTCTACTATCAACGCGGGCAACGCTCtgacaatttttcgatttaactATTGCAATGACTTTTTAGTGTGCAAAATCACCCAAAACagtataaacaacttttgtgaaTTGCGCTAGCTGAATTTTTTTCAGGAACAGTCTTTAATCTTATCCCCGAGGAGAAAATTACCGAAAGCGTTCCACTAGCTTAGCAGTAAAAAGAACGTAAACAGGTATAAAGATAGGCAGACTTAATTAGACAACAAACAGAgttaaattttctgtaaaaataattattttaaccgattttttatagaaattcctaaaacttttttattttatgctttCAGTGAATCCAAGCAAAAAATGACAATGGATGTCACTAAAACAGATTTAACGAATAAATCAAACATGGCTTCAAGTGGTTTATTACCTAATGTCGGTCCAAATGTACAACAAAATGGTCCAAATAATAATGGTGTCCCTTCACAAAACAGTAATACACCCGGAGGTGTTAGTACTGGTCATCACCATTCCAGTGGCGCAtcacaaaataacaataatggtCAGCAAGAGTGTGCTGGATGTGGTAAACCAATTACAGAACGCTTTTTATTGCGTGCATTGGACTTATTTTGGCATgaagattgtttaaaatgtgGATGTTGTGATTGTCGATTAGGTGAAGTTGGGTCTACGTTATATACGAAAGCAAATCTTATATTATGTAAACGAGATTATTTAAGGTAAGTTTTAGAATAATCGTAGTTTTAATTTGCCTTAAGTGTTTTGCAGAAGTGTTCTGAAAACGAGTTTGCAAAGACTAAGATTATGTTTTTTTGAGCATGCATAAATCGAAAACATTCAATAACCTTTTGACCGAAGCCCTATAACTAAAGGGCTAAAACTGGAAATAAATCGTCGAGAATAAAGGAAGCAGAATTCTGAAAAAATTGAGTATATTATCAGATTAACTTCGAAAAAGATTCCAATAGCTGacgatttttgataaaatattttaaatataaatgttactatttttatgaggatcagttttctaattttaagtgttattttatCCATTACATTTTAGGAtcaaaattgactattaaagctacccggagaactaggtcgaatctgatgtcagaacattatgcccccatcaaactcactcttgtttaaattattcttagcttaataaactacaaaatgagctattagtcataatatatttaatggcccaccctgtatatttaatgtaaaatttaatattcattatcaCCTCCTATGACTATTGGCCGTTGAATCCAAGTGTAAGaggttttgtattattttattcaagtgatattttcaaaaccTTTTCATTGCACTCAcatgttttactttttatttcatttatcaaagTGACATGTGTTGGCTTAATTAAACATCCTCCAACATCCTTGGAGATATAtgataatatatactataatgataatgaataaaattaaaaaacaataataaccgtgaaaaattgatatatgCAGGTATAAAATCAGATATTCGCTCCATACTTAAATCTGTCTGATTTCCAGCATtgcgtaaaatttcaaaaaactttttgccTAGAAACTTGacgaacttttatttttttacgaatgggtaaaatttattatcttgtttataaaaaatagctttatttatttaataaaatattatttttgatttaaacaacATACCTCtacaatttattatgttatatataataactttttgaCCGGATGTGACAAGAGATATAACTGACATCCGATACTCTTCAAACAAATgataacttttatatattatattttatcatattatatataggTACCTACTATAAAGCAAGTTTATCTATTTTCATATGTTTTCTTTgattcaattttacaaaaagagGAAGTGTATATTTCTAtgaaatgacaaaaattttggttCGAAAATacgttaaggtagtacctacacgaaagtgatatttcaagaatttctcaaaactcagaatataaaatatttaattcataatatacatgctgttaaaattagaagatgatttaccatgccatacatgagatattagcaattaaaagtgacgcaatttgtacgtgtacatgggagaagcgtataaaaatacacaaatttacaaatattatatttatttatcaatgaatgacgttcaccatctctatgaaaaactaatataatgtagaatactatatttagaaaatatataaaaaacaataaaaattatttaccatatagtttcgataaaaacttaaataaataactcgttttagcgatgttttTTTGTGGAAAGGATATAGAAACTAATGGTTAACGTAAACGAGATAAATTAgtgtgtaactacagtcttgtgaaaataatatatggtatatgtataatagtcatagcacagttaatgcactgaatgatagtattagtccaaaactttttgactggactgtcgcggaggaactaccttaaaataatCCGAAAGTTATATCACGACATGCGACCATAAGTAGTTTtgcacgaaaattttcaaggaaAGTTTTCAACAAGATAATActgttaacaaaattttaggtCCATTAACCTTTTCTactgctataaattttcaaagtttttgatattaaaCATATACGAGATAGGAAGCTTTACTATctagaaaacatttttgacatttttagttTGCGTTTCTGCTATAAAAAGTTAACACCAAACtagatatatgtaaataaacaaattatattgaaaaaggaactatatattgtattttaataaaacattttttttaccttaGGTTATTCGGAAATACTGGTTATTGCGCAGCTTGTAATAAAGTCATACCAGCGTTTGAAATGGTGATGCGTGCACGAAATAATGTTTATCATTTAGAATGTTTTGCGTGTCAACAATGCAATCATAGGTAAGTGAAAAAtctaatttccaaaaaatccaaaaaaattaatttatccttAGTTGTATTCTATAATTTGAACTAAGTACTTTGTCGGATTTGAAGTTTTATTCACTTAGaaagtgtttaattttttctacagGTCTTCTTTCATGGATCTTGTTTACAGATAGTTTTGTGAGATCCGTACAATTATACTCCAATAACCAACTAAATCGCTTTATTATTTTCCTCGTATTCAGCTCTTTTCTATTACATTAGACTCAAAAAGAACAGGAAGCCTATTGTTATGGCGTATTTGTTATGATTTACCACTGAAGGAATTCATTTAAGtgtcatttcaaaaatttcagaaattcttctgaatttaattaaaagatctTTAAATtgaccaaaaagtaaaaaatcaaaattaatcaaacaaatttcaagagtttaaaaaactgttttaaaatacacagttttaaaataaataaattgaataatttccaTGTGAAAAATTAAAGCTCGTTCTAAGTCAGTTCATAGCTCTAAGGGAagtaattaatacaaatattatatacaaataaaacattatataaaaaaacaattattgtcCTTTTTTTGCAGTACgtggcatttttttaaataatctggtATGGATATTGTTTGTGTTGTATCCATTTAAGTAGGTATACATCAATAAAAAATCTCTCGCCAAAAATTGTAAGCTCAAAGAGGACCCTGTAATAACTTGTATAAGCTTATGATACAATaacaaagtttttcttttcaaaataaggaAACGTTCTAACAAAAGCAGATGTttcaaaaacttatataaataaatatgatctTGCTCTCATAATAAGTTAGTTTATTGTTCTGCATTAATAATTAAGGATAAAGAAAGAATACTCCAGGaccatgataataataaatatcattttgatgATGACAATTATTTAGGAATTAAAAGTTTGTTATTAACGGTTGAGAAAACCTATGAAAGCAAGTCAACATAAACAAGTCAGTGCATGCAttgaattgtatattattttcttgttgtTGTGAAAAACAAACTGAcgcagggccggattaacaagtaggcagaaaaggcagttgcctggggcccccgattttagggggcccccaaaaa from Chrysoperla carnea chromosome 2, inChrCarn1.1, whole genome shotgun sequence includes these protein-coding regions:
- the LOC123294251 gene encoding LIM/homeobox protein Lhx1-like; its protein translation is MISSNQIYSYQKQQSLIASESKQKMTMDVTKTDLTNKSNMASSGLLPNVGPNVQQNGPNNNGVPSQNSNTPGGVSTGHHHSSGASQNNNNGQQECAGCGKPITERFLLRALDLFWHEDCLKCGCCDCRLGEVGSTLYTKANLILCKRDYLRLFGNTGYCAACNKVIPAFEMVMRARNNVYHLECFACQQCNHRFCVGDRFYLCENKILCEYDYEERLVFANMAYNPSSLAHIKRQTNNLPPPPPSNLHPAMNGAGLRTCTELPDRRAQQHHSNEVNGFHGPNNSSDSFDNTGK